From Carnobacterium alterfunditum DSM 5972:
CCGTTATATTGGGAATCGTCTATGTAGTGTTTACTGCGAATAATCTAGTGGTGAATGAAGTAGATTCTGGCTCAATGGCTTACACCTTGTCCACGCCGATTAAACGGTCTAGTGTTATTTTTACTAAATCAATCTATTTAATCTTTTCCATTGTTCTAATGTATAGTATTATTGGGAATGCCGGTCTAGGTGCCGCTCAATTTCAATATCAAAATGTGACCGGCTATCCAATCACAGATGATGTACGAGCAGCCGCTGAGGCATTAAATCAAGATGAAGGCTATGTATCAGAGCGCTTATATTTAATTCTAGAAAACGATCATGCCATGAAGGAAGCAGCCACTGCGAGAGATATGGATACTGAATCTTACCCACTTTATTTGGAGGGTCTCATTAATGAACGTTCATATCAAGAAACAGCGGACATTATTACGGATGAACGTTGGGATATCTATAAAGACGACGAGGACATGGAAGATGAGGATATTGAAATCACAGCGAAGGAATTGACTGACGATCCAGCTATGATTCTATCAAGTAATGATGCCCTTGTCGCAGGAGCCAAAGTAAAAGGAATGTCAGTGAATGTATTCCAACAATTTGTTAATGATGAAATAACTACGCTTGAAAAGGAAATTGAATTGCCTAATAAAGGCGAAATTGTTAATGAAAAGGATACAGAAATCTTATTACAATTAGTGATTGAAGCTTCATCCAAAGCATTGAATATGGAGAGCGATCAAGTTGCTGAAAATATTTCCTTAATTAAAAATCCTGTGGCGATAGAAGCTGCAACAGAAGCAACGGACTTAACGGAGCAACAAATAATAACTATGTCCAATCAGGCCATGATCGCATCTGTAAGATCTGTCGATGAGGCTCTAGATTTCGATACAGAAGCCTACTTCTGGTTAAGTGCAGGACTCTT
This genomic window contains:
- a CDS encoding ABC transporter permease subunit, coding for MFSKPVFKQSVQANWKLWAIVTVVASLILSTFMVTFDAEGFATIASAAEGTRFSNLLSTMTSLLGSLENFYKLIAVILGIVYVVFTANNLVVNEVDSGSMAYTLSTPIKRSSVIFTKSIYLIFSIVLMYSIIGNAGLGAAQFQYQNVTGYPITDDVRAAAEALNQDEGYVSERLYLILENDHAMKEAATARDMDTESYPLYLEGLINERSYQETADIITDERWDIYKDDEDMEDEDIEITAKELTDDPAMILSSNDALVAGAKVKGMSVNVFQQFVNDEITTLEKEIELPNKGEIVNEKDTEILLQLVIEASSKALNMESDQVAENISLIKNPVAIEAATEATDLTEQQIITMSNQAMIASVRSVDEALDFDTEAYFWLSAGLLLLILALSSISFFASTLFNRTGLALAIGGGIPFAFFLIAMIQQLMDTAGILEYITITSLFDTEAILTGGDFGWGLVALGAITFVLYAASNVIFTKKDLPL